The sequence below is a genomic window from Mugil cephalus isolate CIBA_MC_2020 chromosome 14, CIBA_Mcephalus_1.1, whole genome shotgun sequence.
GAAAGGCTTTGGTGGAGATCAAATACAGTTGCCCTTTCTTGTTTATGGATCCTGTCAGACGTGAATTTGGCACAGAAATCAGGGACTAAGAAACACAAGTCATTAGGTTTGACGGCTTCCAGGCCTGAAGACCTATTTGTTGGTGTTTGGGGAGTGGTTCATTAGATATGATGGGTTACACCTGGGTTGATGTGATTGCTAAGCAGGTCCCTGAGCCATCTGCCCTCCTACTTTGGTCTGACTTGGTTGAGTTGAGCTTTGGTTTATCCTCTCACACTGCAGACATGACTGATTTACTGACTGCACTATGTCATGGGATGGAAGGCACAGATGTATTTAGGTcagcacatacacaccttcCACATACGGTAAGTTTGCGTTTTTTCCTGTTCTTTACACCTTCAGGGCCTAATCAGACTGTCAAGTCAAAATGTCTAAATTTAGAAAATCTCTTGTCTAGGAGGGAacatttctccattttcttcacAATATCTGAACACTCTGGCACCTGATGGTCTCAATGTTGActatgatttgaaatgttttacataaCATTTTGCTCTAGATGAATAGTGTCAGCTGTAGTGATAGAGACCGCCAACCCCAGAGACAGCTTATTTTTGCTAGGGATGCCTTTTTATAGGCTGATGTGCAGTTAATCtgtttctttcttgtaaatattgtgtgtgttttggaagaATCTGCACTTTCTGTGTTAATGGATGTTGTGCAATATGTatcttctcccttttctctgaAATGGGTGTTTTGATGGAACTGTACTTGCATGCATTGTGAGTTTTGAGGTCAGCTGACTTGTTTACTTCTCTGCTGTCAGTCGTGCAGGTGATTAGTGTCAAACGTGCACCAGATGTGCACACCAGGTGAGCAGACCTCACACAGAAGGCTTTATCAGCCACTCCTTTTGGGGTCTTGTGTTGGTTAAGAGTTAACAAAGGcattgtctgattttttttttttttttgatttttatttagatttttttttagctttatatTCCATCAGCAGCACCTCAACAAGATAATCTGCAGTGTGCATCCATTTTCTTCTGCTTATTAAGTCAAAATGTCTACCAGGAAAAAGGTGAACGATTGGTCATTATCtttgcatcatcatcattttgagATTCAAAAGGAAGTTATTATAACTTTAGTTTGGGAACTAGCTTACACCacatatcattttatttcccGTGCTTAACTATGTAAGAATGCCCTCTCTCAGTTCTCAACCACAACCCTGTCCATCGCTTTGAGATGTGTCTTGATCCCTGGGTTCCTTCCCTCATCCCCTTTCATCCCATCTCCTTGACCCCTCTTCATCCCATATCAATCTCCAATCAATTTCTCTCACGGCCTGTCTGCCAATAAACTtggaaaatgagaggaaaaaacagagtCAAGAGGGCTCTTTTCATTTCCCATCTTTGAGCTCATCTGTACTTTCCAAATAAGGAGATATTTCTACTACAGCTTGATCATCTAGAAATAGCACCTCATCTGGTTTCCAGTACTCAGTGACATGTACAGACTACCTGCAACTTTTTTGGTCCTGACACAGGCAACGTGAGATGATGTCACAATTGGCCTTCGTTGCTAAAAATACTTTGATGTCATTTTTGTTCACTGTTGCCTGTAAATTAATTACACATGTTTACTCCATGTAGACCTTTGTGATGATGACAGTTAGACTTGTCACGGGACAGAAAGCACAGGTGTATTTGTGTCGGCTACATTCCAACATATGTGACACACATACGGTAAGTTTACATGCGTCCTTTCCTGTAAACCCTCAGGGCCTAACGAGACccacaagtcaaaatgtcagtCATTCATGTGTTACCTTTGCATTGTCATTTTGAGCTGTCACACTACTCTGTCTTCTAAAATCTCTAAAACAATAATGTCTTGTGTGTCTATTGTGTGTCCAGTGCTTTTCAGACGATTTAAAAGGAGGTTATTATAACTTAAGTTCGGGGATTAGACCATATCATTCTATTTCCTacgctgcaaaaacagcattactagaaagaagcaaaatattcttatattcaatcaaatcatcatgtattaaaaaaaattccaagggttaagctttttttcttcttaaaataaatacatttctttgacACAAgggttttgttgcttttttgaaattccttttttttttgcagtgtccTAACCCCCTATACCTCATTGTTCATCTCAGTTTtcaacccccaccctccccatccttctcttttcttgtcAAGAACCAAGAGACAAGGATCTGAAAACAATCCCCAGGTTCTTTCTCTCAACCCTTTGTATCCCATCCCCTCGACTCCTTTTCATCCCTTTTGAACCCTCCATCCATTTCCCTCACGACCTTCCtaccaaaaaacatgaaaaatgagaagagaaacagagcttTATTTAGAAATAGagctttatttatgtgtttcagtaaacaaaataaaaaactcaagAAGGCTCTTctcattttccatcttcatctAATCCGAATTTCccaaatacagaaatatttccacaaaaacataatcatttaaaatgaataaactgtaaaccTACTGTAAACCTACTTATCTGGTTTGTTGCTCTTCTTACCCTCCTAGCCTCTGAGAAAACAGAACCTCATCTGGTTTCCAAATagagactactgccacctgctagTATTAAGAGTTTTTTTCTAAGCAGGCACAGAACTATGGTCCAGCTTTGGTTGTCGGTTTAGTTCAGATGATCCACATGGATTGAGAGCACATGTGAAGATAAGTGAGATTCATTAGCACTCTCAAAGTAAATGGTAGACAGTTGTTTATCAAAGTGACACATGCTGTAAACCACTAACTGCAATTTATCTGTTGCTATATTTACAAACCATGGCTCTCAGAGTTTTAAGCTGTTTCTCTACAAATATGCCGCAACTGAAGTTGTAGTTTGAAAAGGAAAATTCTGCAAGATACCCTCTGAAAGATCTATTAACTTCCGTGTTTTGTAAGCTGTCATAGAgcagaccataggtcttcaaccgGGGGTCCAAGACCCCTAGGAGGTCGGTGAGAGTACTGCAGGGTGGTCGCAAAGTCTGTGGGGGATTAGACATTGTTCGtatatcttttttaaatttccccccaaaagttaaatttgtttaacgttaacatatttgagtgaaCGGATAATTCaaggttatctttcagtcagcacttcactcattcagcgatacaggagctgtctcaacagcgcacgcGTTTCActcagagcgccacactagacctgtcaatctaagcctcttATACACAaaaggccccgcccctatcactgctgatccaatcacaaGGCCCCATATTACCCACTGACTCTGGCAATTGACTTAATCTTCCCaccagtttgggatccttgACCTGAGCTTATTAGTAGACCGTAATAAACActtgctgggaaaaaaaaaaacaaaacttcttgGAATAACCTCCCATCTACATGTGTGACACCTCAGTGCACAACTTGGTGCAGTTGCATTCTGTGACAACTCTCTAAAGTCCTCTGCCCGCACTGTCAAATCAAAGCAGCTTCCTTATCACATCGAACAACAGAACAAACCAAGTTTATAATTAGACTGTCATATTTCATTACCATTGATTCTGAGTTAAGAATTTGTTTAATGGATGGAATGTGTCACTTAAATTTCCATCAGATACTTAACTTTCTTAATCGTGAATGGAAAATGAAGCACAGGGACGTTACTCACACTGGGACCTGGGGTCTTTTTATCCTCACTGTCGTCTTAGAGTCTTGATCGGAGTCCTTTACCTCTGCTTCTTCTGAAACGCTAGTCCTGCACAACTGAACATCCTCTATGTTCagcctctccatctccttctcaGGGTGTCCGTCGTCCTCTTTATCCACCCCGCCGGTGCGTACCTCTCCTggctcttttccttcctttccggGCTTCTGCTCTTTCTCCACCTGCTTCCAGCTTTTGGTCAGCGATGCCACCATGTTGGAGCACTTCCTGCGGCACGTGGGTGAGCTTTTCTTCTTCAGCAGTCTGTCGATCTCCTCGTCCGATGGCAGAGACTCTTTCTTGATCTTCTCAGCCAGGAGCCCGATGCCTGCACTTTTCTCCTGGACGCCGCTGGTCACCGTCTTCACCACCTGCTTTGTCTTGATGCAAGAATGCTTCAGGGGCTCGTCCTCGGTCTTGACCTCCTCGGTCTTGGATTCACCACGAGACGACAACGTGTGAGCCGCTACGTCTGTTGACTGGGTTTTTATGGGAGGGAGCTTCTTGGGAACCCATGTCTTTTTGGGTTTGTCCGGCACGCCTCCTACCGAATCCGGAGCCCAGCCGCTGGGTTCACTGGCCTGCTTCGTCTCGTTCTCCGACACCCACTGCTGCCAGCTGCTCGTCAGGCTGCACACCATGCTAATGGTGCGGAGCTTCTTAATGTTCTTGTTGGTGGATGGTTTCCTTTGGGAAGCTTGGCCAGTCTGCATGTCTGACACAATTATCCGTATTAACTTGTCAGTTCAGGGACGATTAATCCTGATGGGTGAGCTCTCAAATCTGTTTCGGTAAATTCATCTCCTCTGCTTGAATTGACTCTTTCCTGCTTCTGTTGCTTCCTACCTTCACGCCTGCAGCTCTAAAATGGGGAGAGCAAACCCTAACATGACGATGGAAAGTATTCAAGTCATCCCTGGCCACCGACCTGATCGTCTTTCCCTGACACCGGGCACCCCCTACACACTCATGTTTCATCATAGATTGCAGCGCTGAGCAAGTGCACAGAGATCACCAAACACCAACAACTGGCAACGCATTTACAACACTCCCAAGCTTTTATCTGGAATTTGAAGCAAAGTGCAAATGCATTTCTGGTTTCCTTACACTGAGAGATCATGAAATGATCTACTCTGCTTAGCACTTTCACTCCCAGCGGTTCATAAAACACACTCTTAATCAGTTTCTGTCactgttttcctctctctttctctgctatAACCACCAGATTGAGACAGCCAATATCAATCAGTGTTCTCAAAACCTGAGAGACAGGCCGCTGTGTAAGCAACTATGCTATTTTATGACAGTCTCCTACTTACAgctttttgttttaggttttttttttgttttttgttttttattgtggctgctgttcaaaaaaaaaaaaatgcccagcCTTGGGCAAGACGATTTGTGCTCGACTGAAGAACACCAAAAAAGCACTAAtagaaaaatacatacatacaacgTATTAATGTGACAATTTTATGAAGTGGGTATAATTTACTATTCCTCTAGGTAAAACATGTCTATGGATGCACAAGTGGTGAAACTGATGAACATGCTTTCTATGTAAAATCTTAATTGGATATGGAAGTAAACTTATAGCCATCAGGTTTCTTCTGACATAtagtagaataaaaaatactcaaaaaaagTATAATTCATGAAGATTCATAGTTTATTATGTGCCACGCCATCGTATTGTCCAACATGCTTTTCATTTGTAACATAATCTCCATTTATATAGATTTTGGTGTATGGCTTTACATTCTTGCATCTCTTTGCTGGGCTACAATGTCAAACtatttacacacaaatcagaacaaaaaaaaaatatatatatatatatatactgtgagAATCCACCACTGTCAGCAGCTTCACTAAAATGTCATCAGCGTTATGCAAATGTGAAAGTGACACTGGCAAGGTCTTTAAAGAGTcacggaggagaaaagaaacaaggaaCTTCTGAGGAGGAAAGAATGTGATACCAGCAGAAGAAGTCGGGACTGTCGTGCTTACGCATGAAGAGGTTCGGTCTTGCAGCGCAGCCAGCAGTGAGATCTCAGTTCACTCACACGCTTATGTAAGAGCTCAGACTTTATCATCTGACCATTAAGGCTTTCCATAAAACTTGGCAGGGTTGTTTAGTTCTggatttttgagttgtttttttttttttttttctttttttcttttccgtgGAAATGTCCGCAGTGTTATTTTACACGTGTGGGTTTTTCCATGTTTACAGAGGGGGCTGTTTATAGACAGAACTTGgcacacacagatatacacacacaaagacacacacacac
It includes:
- the abrab gene encoding actin binding Rho activating protein b, with the protein product MQTGQASQRKPSTNKNIKKLRTISMVCSLTSSWQQWVSENETKQASEPSGWAPDSVGGVPDKPKKTWVPKKLPPIKTQSTDVAAHTLSSRGESKTEEVKTEDEPLKHSCIKTKQVVKTVTSGVQEKSAGIGLLAEKIKKESLPSDEEIDRLLKKKSSPTCRRKCSNMVASLTKSWKQVEKEQKPGKEGKEPGEVRTGGVDKEDDGHPEKEMERLNIEDVQLCRTSVSEEAEVKDSDQDSKTTVRIKRPQVPVYKKEAEDANKINALSKKYSAVGNLKSRWQTWASDHTVNQKLNPFSEYFDYDYSMSLRLQKGQEGYGRPKEGTKTAERAKRAEQHIHREIDDMCYVIRTMADPDPDGKTRVTFGELFDRYVRISDKVVGILMRARKHGKVAFEGEMLWQGQDDGVIITLLV